One genomic segment of Salinigranum rubrum includes these proteins:
- a CDS encoding bacterio-opsin activator domain-containing protein encodes MDDTLDYVTDGVFVVDEDWLVTRSNAVAAASLHREVSELTGLDVRDVFPRSVDSRFHESVADEDSEPAAIDFEDYFPDIGKWFEVRTVPVDSGMVVVFHDVTARKDLEDSITDREAELDRLTRINAAIQEIIRELVGATNREEIERTVCERLAASDLYEFTWVGERDLLTDRLIYRSAAGEYEGVVELLVDESGTSDGPEYLEQAVTRTGETRLVRQLVEDESVPEQIRRVAFARGLQSAIAVPVRYGTTTYGVLGVYAARANAFTERERKSLETLGVAMGFVINAARQRNLLLSDTVVELRFRLTDSADALLAASSRLACSLAVEGVVPLSEGALRCFVSVEGVPPGKLLETVVDSTGIVDARVVHETTADEATDGGLLELTITEESPLLTLVEYGATVRTVTYTEGVGWVVAELAPDEDIRAVVEAVGDRFPDSNLLAKRERERDVETAQEFRSSLHERLTDRQQTTLRVAYHGGYFKSPRDSTAEELAEGLGISSPTLHYHLRAAQWKLVDAFISDDPGRPLRDERDEWQGEQGGDQ; translated from the coding sequence ATGGACGATACCCTGGATTACGTGACAGACGGAGTGTTCGTCGTCGATGAGGACTGGCTCGTCACTCGTTCGAACGCCGTCGCGGCGGCCAGCCTCCATCGTGAGGTCTCGGAGTTGACCGGCCTCGATGTCCGGGATGTCTTTCCCCGGTCGGTCGACTCGCGGTTCCACGAGTCCGTCGCTGATGAGGACTCAGAGCCGGCTGCGATCGACTTCGAGGACTATTTCCCCGACATCGGGAAATGGTTCGAGGTTCGGACGGTCCCTGTGGATAGTGGGATGGTGGTCGTCTTCCACGACGTCACTGCTCGCAAAGACCTGGAGGACTCGATTACCGACCGCGAGGCGGAATTAGACCGTCTCACGCGCATCAACGCGGCCATTCAGGAGATAATCCGCGAACTGGTCGGCGCGACGAATCGTGAGGAAATCGAACGGACCGTCTGTGAACGGCTTGCGGCGAGCGATCTCTACGAGTTCACGTGGGTCGGGGAGCGCGACCTGCTGACCGACCGTCTCATCTACCGGAGTGCTGCTGGCGAATACGAAGGTGTCGTCGAGTTGCTCGTCGACGAGAGTGGAACGTCCGATGGGCCGGAGTACCTGGAACAAGCCGTCACACGAACCGGTGAGACGCGACTCGTTCGACAACTCGTCGAGGACGAGTCAGTGCCCGAGCAGATACGGCGCGTCGCGTTCGCTCGCGGGCTGCAGTCTGCCATCGCGGTCCCCGTTCGATACGGTACGACCACCTACGGCGTCCTTGGCGTGTACGCCGCTCGCGCGAACGCCTTCACCGAGCGCGAGCGCAAGAGCCTGGAGACGTTGGGCGTCGCGATGGGATTCGTCATCAACGCTGCTCGACAGCGCAATCTCCTCCTGTCGGACACGGTGGTCGAACTCAGGTTCCGCCTGACCGATTCTGCGGACGCTCTGCTGGCGGCGTCATCTCGACTGGCATGCTCGCTCGCGGTTGAAGGCGTCGTCCCGCTCTCTGAAGGCGCGTTGCGCTGTTTCGTCAGCGTCGAGGGAGTGCCACCCGGAAAACTCCTCGAGACGGTGGTAGACTCGACTGGGATTGTCGACGCACGCGTCGTCCACGAAACGACAGCAGACGAGGCGACCGACGGTGGACTGCTCGAACTCACCATCACCGAGGAATCACCACTCTTGACCCTGGTGGAATACGGCGCAACCGTCCGTACGGTGACGTACACTGAGGGCGTCGGCTGGGTCGTCGCGGAACTCGCCCCCGACGAGGACATCCGCGCAGTGGTCGAGGCCGTCGGTGATCGATTTCCCGACTCGAATCTCCTCGCGAAGCGGGAACGAGAGCGGGACGTCGAGACGGCTCAGGAGTTCCGAAGCTCGCTCCACGAGCGACTCACCGACCGCCAGCAAACGACACTGAGGGTGGCGTATCACGGCGGCTACTTCAAATCACCACGTGACAGCACGGCCGAGGAACTCGCCGAGGGACTTGGGATCTCCTCCCCCACGCTCCACTACCACCTCCGGGCCGCCCAGTGGAAGCTGGTCGACGCATTCATCTCCGATGACCCGGGGCGACCACTTCGCGACGAGCGTGACGAGTGGCAAGGTGAGCAGGGGGGAGACCAATGA